The following proteins are co-located in the Marinomonas profundi genome:
- the carA gene encoding glutamine-hydrolyzing carbamoyl-phosphate synthase small subunit: MATSAILALEDGTVFKGVSIGADGSSTAEVVFNTSMTGYQEILTDPSYARQMVTLTYPHIGNTGVNSEDEESDKIWCEGLIIRDLPLVASSWRSQESLDSYLKRKGVVGIADIDTRKLTRILREKGAQAGCIMAGENLDEAAAIAAARAFPGLKGMDLAKEVTVEKAYEWTESTWNLVKGHTTPESFDFHVVAYDYGVKRNILRMLVERGCRLTVVPAQTPAKDVLAMNPDGVFLSNGPGDPEPCDYAIQAIKDILATDIPVFGICLGHQLLALASGAKTKKMKFGHHGANHPVQALEKGTVMITSQNHGFAVDEETLPANLVMTHKSLFDGSLQGIARIDKSAFSFQGHPEASPGPHDVAPLFDQFIENIKASKATNKA; the protein is encoded by the coding sequence TTGGCAACATCAGCGATTCTGGCTCTGGAAGACGGCACGGTTTTTAAAGGGGTGTCGATCGGAGCAGATGGCTCCTCAACAGCCGAAGTGGTATTTAACACTTCGATGACTGGTTATCAAGAAATTCTTACTGATCCTTCCTATGCTCGACAAATGGTCACCTTGACCTATCCCCATATCGGGAATACTGGCGTTAACTCTGAAGATGAAGAATCCGACAAAATTTGGTGTGAAGGTTTGATCATTCGTGATTTGCCTTTGGTTGCCAGCAGCTGGCGCTCACAAGAATCTCTAGATTCTTATTTGAAGCGCAAAGGCGTGGTGGGTATTGCCGACATTGATACACGTAAGTTGACGCGTATTCTACGTGAAAAAGGCGCCCAAGCCGGTTGCATCATGGCGGGTGAAAACCTTGATGAAGCCGCTGCCATTGCTGCTGCGCGTGCTTTCCCAGGCTTGAAAGGCATGGATTTGGCCAAAGAAGTCACGGTTGAAAAAGCTTACGAGTGGACAGAATCAACGTGGAATTTGGTGAAGGGTCACACAACACCGGAATCATTTGATTTCCACGTGGTGGCGTATGACTACGGCGTAAAACGTAATATTTTGCGTATGTTGGTTGAGCGCGGTTGCCGTTTAACAGTGGTGCCAGCACAAACGCCAGCAAAAGACGTATTGGCGATGAATCCAGATGGCGTTTTCTTATCCAATGGTCCTGGTGATCCAGAGCCATGTGATTACGCGATTCAAGCCATTAAAGACATTTTAGCAACAGATATTCCTGTGTTTGGTATCTGTCTGGGTCACCAACTGTTGGCCTTGGCGTCTGGCGCGAAAACCAAAAAAATGAAGTTTGGTCACCACGGTGCAAACCATCCGGTGCAAGCGCTTGAAAAAGGCACTGTGATGATCACCAGCCAAAACCACGGTTTTGCGGTAGACGAAGAGACTTTGCCAGCTAACCTTGTGATGACGCATAAATCTTTGTTCGATGGCTCTTTGCAAGGCATCGCGCGGATCGATAAGAGCGCCTTCAGCTTCCAAGGTCACCCTGAAGCGAGCCCGGGGCCACACGATGTTGCGCCGCTGTTCGATCAGTTTATTGAAAACATCAAAGCCTCAAAAGCCACTAATAAAGCCTAA
- the greA gene encoding transcription elongation factor GreA → MKKVPMTVEGEARLREELNHLKTVVRPRVIADIATAREHGDLKENAEYHAAREEQGFAEGRIKEIEGKLADSQVIDIKVLPVSGKVIFGTTVTLFNVDTEETVTYKIVGDDEADVKVKKISYASPIAKAIIGKEEGDEVAIQVPSGEVVYEIEKVEYL, encoded by the coding sequence ATGAAAAAAGTACCAATGACAGTAGAAGGTGAAGCTCGTCTTCGAGAAGAGCTAAATCACTTGAAAACTGTCGTCCGTCCTCGCGTGATTGCGGATATCGCAACCGCACGCGAGCATGGCGACTTAAAAGAAAACGCAGAGTACCACGCCGCTCGTGAAGAGCAGGGGTTTGCTGAAGGTCGTATTAAAGAGATCGAAGGCAAGCTGGCTGATTCACAAGTGATCGACATTAAAGTATTGCCAGTATCTGGCAAAGTGATTTTCGGTACGACAGTCACCTTATTTAATGTCGATACCGAAGAGACCGTCACTTACAAAATTGTCGGCGATGATGAGGCTGACGTAAAAGTGAAGAAAATCTCTTACGCGTCACCGATTGCTAAAGCCATCATCGGGAAAGAAGAAGGTGACGAAGTTGCCATTCAAGTCCCTAGTGGTGAAGTGGTGTACGAAATCGAGAAAGTCGAATACCTTTAA
- a CDS encoding methyl-accepting chemotaxis protein encodes MRLHSIRVKTTLPIVVMGITFTIALISMGYIINQFSAALDAQADSYGKASAVILNADRDLYQAKLAEQRIVAGVGDLVNEEKDRLENAQQVEERLDLFRQHLSQEAHVYQTIGDLDSALTTWLNASNAFVAVRVGEPGFVAAEEKANSDFQALRDMLDKAGEAVNNHAVFSKNSMLEKAQTFERFAIIIVLIGLLISVWFSYKMPKVLANQVQYLGLRIREISEGDGDLTQRIEFSTKDELGDLANEFNGFIGRLRDIIASIHQQSDALGDMTGQLNEVATKTTGITTALANASTSIVSAGHEMDMSNQQMASVARDTADEAKKSNTLTQSGMTAVNKSHRAITELVSDIELALDRSGELQKSSDSIASVLEVIRNIAEQTNLLALNAAIEAARAGEQGRGFAVVADEVRTLATRTQDSTNEIETMIEKLKINVAESSKAIQNSRDNAESTVSYFEEVTKTFNDLQSSFAKVQEMAAQTAQATQEQSIVANDINRNMVSLKEQSDSVQSVSDLLQQQSQDITKLYKGLDQQVGSFKV; translated from the coding sequence ATGCGTCTGCATTCCATTCGGGTAAAAACCACCTTACCTATTGTTGTGATGGGAATCACTTTCACGATCGCCCTGATTTCAATGGGGTATATTATAAATCAATTTAGTGCGGCTTTGGACGCGCAGGCGGATTCCTATGGGAAAGCGTCTGCGGTGATTCTAAACGCCGACCGGGATTTATATCAGGCTAAGCTGGCGGAGCAGCGGATTGTTGCTGGCGTCGGAGACCTCGTCAATGAAGAAAAAGACCGCTTAGAAAATGCCCAGCAAGTAGAAGAAAGGCTGGACTTGTTTCGCCAGCATTTGTCTCAGGAAGCGCACGTTTACCAGACCATAGGGGATCTTGATAGCGCCCTAACAACCTGGCTAAATGCCTCTAATGCGTTCGTTGCTGTTCGCGTTGGTGAACCTGGTTTTGTCGCCGCCGAGGAAAAAGCCAATAGTGACTTTCAAGCCTTAAGAGATATGCTCGATAAAGCCGGTGAAGCTGTTAACAACCATGCGGTATTCTCGAAAAACTCTATGCTCGAAAAAGCCCAAACCTTTGAGCGATTCGCCATTATCATTGTGCTGATTGGTTTATTGATTAGTGTCTGGTTTAGCTACAAAATGCCGAAGGTATTGGCAAATCAAGTGCAATACTTGGGGCTGCGTATTCGTGAAATTTCCGAGGGAGATGGTGATTTAACCCAGCGTATTGAGTTTTCAACCAAAGACGAATTGGGTGACCTTGCGAATGAGTTTAATGGTTTTATTGGTCGTTTAAGAGACATTATCGCCAGTATTCATCAGCAATCGGATGCCTTGGGTGATATGACGGGGCAGTTAAATGAGGTGGCCACGAAAACCACGGGCATTACCACCGCCTTGGCGAATGCATCGACGTCTATCGTTAGCGCGGGTCATGAAATGGACATGTCAAATCAGCAAATGGCCAGCGTGGCTCGTGATACCGCCGACGAAGCGAAAAAATCGAATACCTTGACACAAAGTGGTATGACGGCGGTGAATAAATCGCACCGTGCGATAACAGAATTGGTATCGGATATCGAACTGGCGCTTGATCGGTCGGGTGAGTTGCAAAAAAGCTCAGACAGCATCGCCTCTGTTTTGGAAGTCATTCGTAATATTGCCGAACAAACCAATTTACTGGCATTGAACGCCGCGATAGAAGCCGCTCGTGCCGGTGAACAGGGTCGTGGCTTCGCTGTGGTTGCCGATGAAGTTCGCACCTTGGCGACGCGCACGCAAGACAGCACCAATGAAATAGAAACCATGATTGAGAAGCTTAAAATCAATGTGGCAGAGTCGTCTAAAGCCATCCAGAATAGTCGCGACAATGCTGAGTCTACGGTCAGTTATTTTGAAGAAGTGACGAAAACATTTAACGATTTGCAGTCATCGTTCGCCAAAGTTCAGGAAATGGCGGCTCAAACCGCGCAAGCCACACAAGAGCAATCAATCGTCGCCAACGATATCAACCGCAATATGGTGTCGTTAAAAGAACAGAGCGACTCGGTTCAATCCGTGTCCGACTTATTGCAGCAGCAATCGCAAGATATTACTAAGCTGTATAAAGGACTGGATCAACAAGTCGGTAGTTTCAAAGTCTAG
- a CDS encoding Fic family protein, whose protein sequence is MKYSWQHPDWPNFTFDETPCRDALYQYALEAGRLSGGMSQLENTLQYDAYIDLMVSEAINTSQIEGERLDREDVRSSIKNFLGLSNPPTRVADPRAEGMAALMVDVRNSFAGELTKTTLFHWHQLVLPQQENSLLPRNLKVGQWRDSAEPMQIVSGPIGYEKVHYEAPPSHQVDTEISRFLDWFNRSNPLKAERDKTEKDIVLAGPVRSAIAHLWFETIHPFDDGNGRVGRAIAEMALAQDLNRPPLLSLSAIIAQDKNAYYNGLNNASQFNLEITDWVTWFVDSVLLAQKEAAQKVDFVLKKAKFWEKHRHTELNERQTKVLNKLFNAGSDGFEGGLSAKKYIGITSSSKATATRDLGDLVEKECLYRLEGGGRNARYGLSI, encoded by the coding sequence ATGAAATACAGCTGGCAACACCCTGATTGGCCAAATTTCACCTTTGACGAAACGCCCTGTCGAGACGCCTTGTATCAGTACGCGTTAGAGGCTGGTCGCTTGTCTGGCGGAATGAGTCAACTTGAAAATACGTTGCAGTATGATGCCTATATCGACCTCATGGTGAGCGAAGCAATCAATACCAGTCAGATAGAAGGCGAGCGTTTGGATCGAGAAGACGTACGTTCCTCTATCAAAAACTTTTTAGGCTTGAGTAATCCGCCCACCCGAGTTGCTGATCCGCGGGCAGAAGGCATGGCGGCTTTAATGGTCGATGTGCGAAATAGCTTTGCAGGCGAACTCACAAAAACCACCTTGTTTCATTGGCATCAATTAGTACTTCCGCAGCAAGAAAATAGTCTACTGCCGCGTAACCTAAAAGTTGGACAATGGCGAGATTCCGCAGAGCCTATGCAAATAGTCTCTGGCCCAATTGGCTATGAAAAAGTGCATTATGAAGCACCACCATCACATCAAGTCGATACAGAAATAAGCCGATTTCTGGATTGGTTTAACCGCTCTAACCCCTTAAAAGCAGAGAGAGACAAAACAGAGAAAGACATTGTTCTGGCTGGGCCAGTACGCTCGGCTATCGCGCATTTGTGGTTTGAAACTATTCACCCATTTGATGATGGCAACGGCCGAGTAGGGCGAGCGATTGCGGAAATGGCCTTGGCTCAAGACCTTAATCGACCGCCATTACTCAGTTTGTCGGCGATCATCGCGCAAGACAAAAACGCCTATTACAATGGACTCAACAACGCCAGCCAGTTCAATTTAGAGATTACCGACTGGGTGACATGGTTCGTCGACTCGGTTTTGTTGGCACAAAAAGAAGCCGCTCAGAAAGTCGATTTTGTCTTGAAGAAAGCCAAGTTCTGGGAAAAACATCGACACACCGAACTGAATGAACGTCAAACGAAAGTGCTCAACAAGCTCTTTAATGCCGGGTCAGACGGCTTTGAAGGTGGACTAAGTGCCAAAAAATACATCGGCATCACCAGTAGCTCTAAAGCCACCGCCACCCGCGATCTTGGTGATTTGGTTGAAAAAGAGTGCTTGTACCGCTTGGAAGGGGGCGGCAGGAATGCGCGTTATGGGCTTAGTATTTAG
- a CDS encoding DUF6172 family protein, whose product MKKTFVLSHPKLSYQRLIEAAKNEVKQYIKTERNKALPEGADFWGFNCKFGQAADKARSVHEGDINASISSAQSQHWKSFYLEVIPTPKTRAKRSED is encoded by the coding sequence ATGAAAAAGACGTTTGTACTCTCTCACCCCAAGCTTTCTTATCAGCGCCTTATCGAAGCGGCGAAAAACGAAGTGAAGCAATACATCAAAACAGAGCGTAACAAAGCTCTGCCAGAAGGCGCTGACTTTTGGGGATTTAACTGCAAATTTGGCCAAGCCGCAGACAAAGCAAGAAGCGTTCACGAAGGCGATATCAACGCCAGTATCAGTTCTGCACAAAGCCAGCATTGGAAATCTTTTTACCTCGAAGTGATCCCAACCCCTAAGACTCGTGCTAAGCGTTCAGAAGACTAA
- a CDS encoding DJ-1 family glyoxalase III, which yields MSKVLVPIANGNEDIEAITIIDVLRRGGVDVTVASVHPSKQVVLAHGAKLEADVLLTDVAEQIFDAVVLAGGMPGAEHLRDCALLIDMLEKHDIQDALLAAICASPAVVFGTHGFVVDKQATCYPGFEDGLIGAEYIANEPVVMDGNILTGKGPAAAMVFALTVLGNLKGYDAAKNVADGLLC from the coding sequence ATGAGCAAGGTATTAGTTCCTATTGCGAACGGCAATGAAGATATTGAAGCCATAACCATTATTGACGTGTTACGTCGTGGTGGTGTGGACGTCACGGTGGCGAGCGTTCACCCGTCAAAGCAGGTTGTTTTGGCGCATGGCGCTAAGTTAGAAGCGGATGTGTTACTGACTGACGTGGCAGAGCAGATATTCGATGCGGTGGTGTTGGCGGGCGGTATGCCGGGCGCGGAGCATTTGCGTGATTGTGCGTTGCTTATTGATATGTTGGAAAAACATGACATTCAAGATGCGTTACTGGCGGCTATTTGCGCCTCACCGGCGGTGGTATTTGGTACGCATGGTTTTGTGGTGGACAAGCAGGCGACTTGTTATCCCGGCTTTGAAGACGGACTGATTGGCGCTGAGTACATTGCCAATGAACCTGTGGTAATGGATGGCAATATTTTGACTGGCAAAGGGCCAGCGGCCGCCATGGTGTTTGCCTTGACTGTATTGGGTAACTTAAAAGGTTACGATGCCGCTAAAAATGTGGCCGATGGATTATTGTGTTAA
- a CDS encoding GNAT family N-acetyltransferase, whose protein sequence is MIPAVSIRLATESDLCVILQLDALSNPHPWGANLVVDALQTRQNWVVELGDATQKMIVGWLTASMVLDQSELELIVVDYSVRRQGLARKLIMVWSEAVAQQGVSELLLEVRESNQGAISLYESLGFELVGRRKNYYQIDKKGQTAQGHEAACLFTRKM, encoded by the coding sequence ATGATACCTGCTGTTTCTATTCGTTTGGCGACCGAGTCAGACTTGTGCGTTATTCTTCAGCTCGATGCTTTGTCTAACCCTCATCCTTGGGGAGCAAACTTGGTGGTCGACGCCTTACAAACCCGCCAAAACTGGGTGGTTGAGTTGGGCGATGCGACGCAAAAAATGATCGTTGGTTGGCTCACTGCATCGATGGTGCTTGATCAGTCCGAATTAGAATTAATTGTGGTTGATTACTCTGTCCGTAGACAAGGGCTAGCAAGAAAGCTGATCATGGTTTGGTCAGAAGCGGTCGCGCAGCAAGGTGTCAGTGAACTCTTGTTAGAAGTGCGCGAGTCGAATCAGGGTGCTATTTCGCTTTACGAATCTTTGGGGTTCGAGCTGGTTGGACGTCGAAAAAATTACTATCAAATAGACAAAAAAGGGCAAACAGCACAAGGCCACGAAGCGGCCTGCTTGTTTACGCGAAAAATGTGA
- the carB gene encoding carbamoyl-phosphate synthase large subunit, whose product MPKRTDIKSVLILGAGPIVIGQACEFDYSGAQACKALREEGIRVILVNSNPATIMTDPAMADATYIEPVEWKTVEKIIEKERPDAVLPTMGGQTALNCALDLERHGVLAKYNVEMIGATADAIDKAEDRSRFDKAMRAIGLECPRAGIAHNMEEALKVQAEVGFPCIIRPSFTMGGTGGGIAYNMEEFDEICTRGLDLSPTNELLIDESLIGWKEYEMEVVRDKKDNCIIVCAIENFDAMGVHTGDSITVAPAQTLTDKEYQIMRNASLAVLREIGVETGGSNVQFGMDPETGRLVVIEMNPRVSRSSALASKATGFPIAKIAAKLAIGYTLDELQNDITGGQTPASFEPAIDYVVTKIPRFTFEKFPTANDRLTTQMKSVGEVMAIGRTFQESLQKALRGLEVGSDGFNPQLDFAEENSKEKLAYELQSPGSDRIWYIGDAFRSGMTVDEVYEATGVDHWFLVQIEDLIKEEVALADKGLIDMTYDVLRRLKRKGFSDARLASLLSVTEKSMRERRYLMNVHPVYKRVDTCAAEFATNTAYMYSTYEDECEAAPTDREKIIILGGGPNRIGQGIEFDYCCVHAALGLRDAGYETIMVNCNPETVSTDYDTSDRLYFEPVTLEDVLEIVRKEKPKGVIVQFGGQTPLKIARALQNEGVPIIGTTPESIDRAEDRERFQSMIQRLGYKQPHNATVRSVDQAAAKAALIGYPLVVRPSYVLGGRAMEIVYNEKELMRYMTSAVKVSNDSPVLLDHFLNAAIEIDIDCICDGHQVVIGGIMQHIEQAGVHSGDSACSLPPYSLSKEVQDDIREMIKNMALELGVVGLMNTQLAIQDGEIYVIEVNPRASRTVPFVSKCIGRSLAQVAALVMSGKTLEELGFTKEIIPSYYSVKEAVFPFNKFQGVDPILGPEMKSTGEVMGVGDTFAEAFGKAVLGGGTELPTSGRAFISVRDMDKEGAVDVARRLAELGFDLVGTEGTAKYLTERGVDVRKVNKVNEGRPHIVDMMKNGEIHYIINTTSGTQAIADSSVIRRTALQRKVCYTTTLAGAEATSMAISLTGETKVRRLQDLHLGK is encoded by the coding sequence ATGCCAAAACGTACTGACATAAAAAGCGTCTTAATTTTAGGTGCAGGCCCTATTGTTATCGGTCAGGCTTGTGAGTTTGACTATTCTGGTGCGCAAGCGTGTAAAGCGCTTCGTGAAGAAGGCATTCGCGTTATTCTGGTGAACTCAAACCCAGCCACCATCATGACAGATCCAGCGATGGCCGATGCGACTTACATCGAGCCAGTTGAATGGAAAACCGTCGAAAAAATTATTGAAAAAGAACGTCCCGATGCGGTTCTGCCGACGATGGGCGGTCAAACCGCATTGAACTGTGCGTTGGATCTTGAACGTCACGGTGTGCTTGCTAAATACAATGTTGAAATGATTGGTGCGACGGCCGACGCCATCGACAAAGCGGAAGATCGTAGCCGTTTTGACAAAGCCATGCGTGCCATTGGTCTTGAATGTCCTCGTGCGGGCATTGCCCACAACATGGAAGAAGCGCTAAAAGTGCAAGCGGAAGTAGGCTTCCCTTGTATCATCCGTCCTTCTTTTACCATGGGCGGCACGGGTGGCGGTATCGCCTATAACATGGAAGAGTTTGACGAAATCTGTACTCGTGGTTTGGATTTGTCGCCAACCAACGAATTGCTGATCGATGAATCTTTGATCGGTTGGAAAGAGTACGAAATGGAAGTTGTCCGCGACAAAAAAGACAACTGCATCATCGTTTGTGCGATTGAAAACTTCGACGCCATGGGGGTTCACACCGGTGACTCCATTACGGTTGCGCCAGCACAAACCTTGACCGATAAAGAATATCAAATCATGCGTAACGCGTCTTTGGCGGTATTGCGTGAGATCGGCGTAGAAACTGGCGGCTCCAACGTACAGTTTGGTATGGACCCAGAAACAGGTCGTCTTGTGGTGATCGAGATGAACCCTCGTGTGTCTCGTTCGTCTGCCTTGGCATCGAAAGCGACAGGTTTCCCTATCGCAAAAATCGCCGCGAAATTGGCGATTGGTTATACCCTTGATGAATTGCAAAACGACATCACTGGCGGCCAAACGCCAGCGAGCTTTGAGCCAGCCATCGACTACGTGGTCACTAAGATTCCTCGTTTTACCTTCGAAAAATTCCCTACCGCAAACGACCGTCTAACCACGCAAATGAAATCGGTGGGTGAAGTGATGGCGATTGGCCGTACTTTCCAAGAGTCGCTACAAAAAGCCTTGCGCGGTTTGGAAGTGGGTTCTGACGGTTTCAATCCTCAGTTAGACTTCGCGGAAGAAAATAGCAAAGAGAAACTCGCTTACGAGCTTCAATCGCCTGGTTCTGACCGCATTTGGTACATTGGCGATGCCTTCCGCTCTGGCATGACAGTTGACGAAGTATACGAAGCAACGGGTGTTGATCATTGGTTCTTGGTGCAAATCGAAGACTTGATCAAAGAAGAAGTGGCGTTGGCCGACAAGGGTCTGATCGACATGACCTACGACGTATTGCGTCGTTTGAAGCGTAAAGGTTTCTCTGATGCGCGTTTGGCTAGCTTGTTAAGCGTGACGGAAAAATCGATGCGTGAGCGTCGTTATTTGATGAATGTTCACCCAGTCTACAAGCGTGTGGATACTTGTGCGGCGGAATTCGCGACTAACACCGCCTACATGTACTCAACGTACGAAGACGAGTGTGAAGCGGCACCTACTGATCGTGAGAAAATCATCATTCTTGGTGGTGGTCCAAACCGTATCGGTCAAGGTATCGAGTTTGATTACTGCTGTGTGCACGCGGCATTAGGTCTACGTGATGCCGGTTACGAAACCATTATGGTGAACTGTAACCCAGAAACCGTTTCGACTGACTACGACACTTCTGACCGTTTGTACTTCGAGCCAGTGACGCTAGAAGACGTGTTAGAAATCGTTCGTAAAGAAAAACCAAAAGGCGTGATCGTTCAATTCGGTGGCCAAACACCGCTGAAAATCGCTCGTGCTTTGCAAAACGAAGGCGTGCCAATTATTGGTACCACGCCTGAGTCTATCGACCGTGCAGAAGATCGTGAGCGTTTCCAAAGCATGATCCAACGTTTGGGTTACAAACAACCTCATAACGCGACGGTGCGCAGCGTTGATCAAGCGGCAGCGAAAGCCGCGCTTATCGGCTACCCACTTGTGGTGCGTCCATCCTATGTATTGGGCGGCCGTGCGATGGAAATCGTTTACAACGAAAAAGAATTGATGCGTTACATGACCAGTGCTGTAAAAGTGTCTAATGACAGCCCTGTGTTGCTAGATCACTTCTTGAACGCAGCGATTGAGATTGATATCGACTGTATCTGTGATGGACATCAAGTCGTTATCGGCGGCATCATGCAACATATCGAACAAGCGGGCGTTCACTCAGGTGACTCTGCGTGTTCTTTGCCACCATATTCTTTGTCTAAAGAAGTGCAAGACGACATTCGTGAGATGATCAAAAACATGGCGCTAGAATTGGGCGTTGTCGGTTTGATGAACACTCAGCTTGCGATTCAGGATGGCGAAATCTACGTAATTGAGGTTAACCCTCGTGCATCACGTACTGTGCCTTTCGTTTCTAAGTGTATCGGTCGCTCTTTGGCGCAAGTTGCTGCATTGGTTATGTCAGGTAAAACACTGGAAGAGCTTGGTTTCACCAAAGAAATCATTCCTTCTTACTACAGCGTGAAAGAAGCCGTTTTCCCATTCAACAAGTTCCAAGGTGTCGATCCGATTCTTGGGCCTGAAATGAAGTCTACGGGCGAAGTGATGGGCGTGGGTGATACCTTCGCTGAGGCGTTCGGTAAAGCGGTTCTGGGTGGCGGTACGGAATTGCCAACATCGGGTCGAGCTTTCATTAGTGTTCGTGATATGGACAAAGAAGGCGCGGTAGATGTAGCGCGTCGCTTGGCGGAACTTGGTTTTGACCTTGTTGGCACCGAAGGCACAGCTAAATACCTAACTGAGCGCGGCGTTGACGTTCGCAAGGTGAACAAGGTGAATGAAGGGCGTCCGCATATCGTTGATATGATGAAAAATGGCGAGATTCATTACATCATCAACACCACGTCTGGCACACAAGCCATTGCAGATTCCTCTGTTATTCGTCGTACAGCTTTACAGCGTAAGGTTTGTTACACTACGACATTGGCTGGAGCTGAAGCGACAAGCATGGCGATTAGCCTAACAGGTGAAACGAAAGTTAGAAGACTGCAAGATTTGCACTTGGGGAAATAA
- a CDS encoding phosphatidylglycerophosphatase A family protein, which yields MANSAPASVWRNPIHFLAFGLGSGAAPKAPGTFGTLAAVPIFIWLLQDLTATTYLAVLVVTSLVGIYLCGKTSKDMGVHDHAGIVWDEFVGFWITMWLAPVGWFYIVLGFVLFRLFDILKPWPISWVDKNVHGGFGIMLDDILAGIMSFVVLQALVTFVL from the coding sequence ATGGCAAACTCTGCCCCCGCGTCGGTATGGCGTAATCCGATACATTTTTTGGCCTTTGGTCTAGGTTCTGGCGCGGCGCCAAAAGCCCCAGGTACCTTTGGTACGCTCGCTGCTGTGCCGATTTTTATTTGGTTATTACAAGATTTAACTGCGACGACCTATCTTGCTGTGCTGGTGGTGACGTCGTTGGTAGGGATTTACCTTTGTGGTAAAACCTCGAAAGACATGGGCGTACACGACCATGCTGGCATCGTCTGGGACGAGTTTGTCGGCTTCTGGATCACCATGTGGCTCGCGCCTGTGGGCTGGTTTTATATCGTGCTCGGCTTTGTGCTGTTTCGTCTATTCGATATCCTGAAACCTTGGCCAATTTCGTGGGTTGATAAAAACGTCCACGGCGGCTTCGGCATCATGCTGGATGACATTCTGGCGGGCATTATGTCTTTTGTCGTGTTACAGGCCTTGGTTACCTTCGTTCTTTGA
- the thiL gene encoding thiamine-phosphate kinase codes for MKEFELIQNIFQASVMASTQGREDLLLGIGDDCAQVQVPQGQSLVFSMDTLVEGRHFPFDADPVDIGYRAVASCVSDLAAMGAKPAFFTLGLTIPQSDPQWLAGLAQGMAELAEPIGLALVGGDTTKGPLTITLQVHGYVEADMAVKRSAAKVGDDIYVTGLLGDAAAAVPIVTGELQVSSERFDYFYERFWRPQPRLIAGMALKRVVHAMMDISDGLAQDIQHILKASGVGANIDAGRLPMSAQLRQWQPDSAVALALTGGDDYELCFTAPKEQAAEIALITQTLSLPCTKIGEIVAEAEGFVIQNYEGEIRGWQHF; via the coding sequence TTGAAAGAATTCGAGTTGATACAAAACATCTTTCAAGCGTCGGTGATGGCGAGTACGCAAGGACGTGAAGATCTTTTGTTGGGTATTGGTGATGATTGCGCTCAGGTGCAAGTGCCACAGGGCCAGAGTCTGGTATTTTCCATGGACACCTTGGTGGAAGGACGACACTTTCCGTTCGATGCGGATCCGGTGGATATTGGCTATCGTGCGGTGGCAAGCTGCGTGAGTGATTTGGCTGCGATGGGTGCGAAACCGGCATTCTTCACCTTGGGTCTGACGATTCCTCAATCCGATCCGCAATGGCTAGCGGGCTTGGCGCAAGGCATGGCGGAATTGGCAGAGCCTATTGGCTTGGCTTTGGTTGGCGGCGATACCACCAAAGGCCCATTAACCATTACCCTACAAGTGCATGGTTATGTGGAAGCGGATATGGCGGTAAAGCGCAGCGCAGCAAAAGTCGGTGATGATATTTACGTCACAGGGTTGCTTGGCGACGCGGCCGCCGCTGTGCCGATTGTCACCGGTGAGTTACAGGTTTCGAGCGAGCGTTTTGACTATTTTTATGAGCGTTTCTGGCGACCACAGCCAAGGCTAATAGCTGGCATGGCGTTGAAACGAGTGGTGCATGCCATGATGGATATTTCCGATGGTCTTGCGCAAGATATCCAGCATATACTCAAAGCATCCGGTGTCGGTGCGAACATCGATGCCGGTCGTTTGCCAATGTCCGCTCAGTTACGCCAATGGCAACCCGATTCTGCTGTGGCATTAGCCTTGACGGGTGGTGATGATTACGAGTTATGTTTTACCGCCCCCAAGGAGCAAGCCGCTGAGATTGCCCTGATTACTCAAACACTGAGTTTGCCTTGTACCAAGATAGGTGAGATTGTCGCAGAGGCAGAGGGTTTTGTGATTCAAAACTATGAGGGTGAAATACGTGGCTGGCAGCATTTTTAG